One segment of Channa argus isolate prfri chromosome 17, Channa argus male v1.0, whole genome shotgun sequence DNA contains the following:
- the LOC137103077 gene encoding gamma-crystallin M2-like, which produces MTSSDMNMMSRIIFYEDRNFQGRSYECMSDCPDMSSYLNRCHSCRVERGCFMVYNRTNYMGNQYFLRRGEYADYMSMLGMSDSIRSCRMIPMHRGSFRMRIYERENFQGQMHELMDDCENVMDRYSMSNFMSCNVMEGHWLMYEQPNFRGRMMYLRPGEYRTFMSMAWGGTKFMSMRRITDSCY; this is translated from the coding sequence ATGACCTCCAGTGACATGAACATGATGAGCAGGATTATCTTCTATGAGGACAGGAACTTCCAGGGTCGCTCCTATGAGTGCATGAGCGACTGCCCCGACATGTCTTCCTACCTGAACCGCTGCCACTCCTGCAGGGTGGAGAGGGGCTGCTTCATGGTCTACAACCGCACCAACTACATGGGTAACCAGTATTTCCTGAGGAGGGGCGAGTATGCAGACTACATGAGTATGCTGGGCATGAGCGACAGCATTAGGTCCTGCCGCATGATCCCAATGCACAGAGGATCCTTCAGGATGAGGATCTACGAGAGGGAGAACTTTCAGGGCCAGATGCACGAGCTGATGGATGACTGTGAGAACGTCATGGACCGCTACAGTATGTCTAACTTCATGTCCTGCAACGTAATGGAGGGCCACTGGCTGATGTACGAGCAGCCCAACTTCAGAGGAAGGATGATGTACCTGCGGCCCGGAGAGTACAGAACCTTCATGAGCATGGCCTGGGGCGGCACAAAGTTCATGAGCATGAGGCGTATCACAGATTCCTGCTACTAA